One Psychrobacillus glaciei genomic region harbors:
- a CDS encoding zinc ribbon domain-containing protein, translating to MKKKNKNCQSCGMPLKSDENGGGTEANGQRSNIYCSHCYENGSFKLPNITVDGMKERVMDKMVEMKFPKFLANIFTRNIYKLERWKD from the coding sequence GTGAAAAAGAAAAATAAAAACTGTCAAAGTTGCGGAATGCCATTAAAAAGTGATGAAAATGGTGGAGGAACTGAAGCAAATGGACAAAGAAGTAATATTTATTGCAGTCACTGTTATGAAAATGGATCGTTTAAGTTGCCAAACATTACAGTAGATGGGATGAAAGAAAGAGTAATGGATAAAATGGTAGAGATGAAATTTCCGAAGTTTCTTGCGAATATTTTCACAAGAAATATTTATAAATTAGAGAGATGGAAAGACTAA